From a single Ignavibacteriota bacterium genomic region:
- a CDS encoding GDP-mannose 4,6-dehydratase produces the protein MKRALITGITGQDGSYLTELLLSKGYEVHGIVRRVALEDPSHRMWRIKHLLNDIQLHSGSLESFPSIYKTMVTVKPDECYHLAAQSFVSYSFEDEFSTLNTNINGTHFILTALRDVRPECKFYFASSSEMFGKVKEVPQSENTPFHPRSSYGISKVAGFDLTRNYREGYGMFAASGILFNHESPRRGYEFVTRKITFHAAKIKMGLAKELRLGNLEARRDWGHSEEYVPAMWMMLQQPVPDDFVIATGVTHTVREFCAAAFKHVGLNYEDHVVVDKQFFRPAEVDVLKGDSTKARGILGWASKRGFEEIVSEMVQADLEQLKK, from the coding sequence ATGAAACGAGCGCTCATCACCGGGATCACAGGCCAGGACGGTTCATACCTCACGGAACTCCTTCTTTCCAAAGGATATGAGGTCCATGGGATCGTCCGCCGGGTCGCGCTCGAGGACCCATCGCATCGGATGTGGCGGATCAAGCATCTCCTGAACGATATCCAGCTCCATTCCGGATCGCTGGAAAGTTTTCCGAGCATCTACAAGACCATGGTCACGGTGAAGCCCGATGAATGTTATCACCTGGCCGCGCAGAGTTTTGTGAGCTACTCCTTCGAAGATGAGTTCTCGACCCTGAACACGAACATCAACGGTACGCATTTCATCCTCACGGCGTTACGGGATGTGCGTCCGGAGTGCAAATTCTATTTTGCCAGTTCCAGTGAGATGTTCGGGAAGGTCAAGGAGGTCCCGCAATCCGAGAATACTCCGTTCCATCCGCGCTCATCCTATGGCATCTCCAAGGTGGCGGGGTTCGATCTGACGAGGAATTACCGGGAGGGGTACGGGATGTTCGCCGCGAGCGGGATCCTGTTCAACCATGAGTCGCCCAGGCGCGGGTATGAGTTCGTCACGCGCAAGATCACGTTCCATGCGGCAAAGATCAAGATGGGATTGGCAAAGGAGCTCCGGCTCGGCAATCTCGAGGCGCGCAGGGACTGGGGCCACTCTGAGGAGTACGTGCCGGCGATGTGGATGATGCTGCAGCAACCGGTTCCGGACGACTTTGTGATCGCCACGGGGGTGACGCATACCGTTCGGGAATTCTGTGCGGCGGCGTTCAAGCACGTGGGGCTCAATTATGAGGACCACGTTGTCGTGGACAAGCAGTTCTTCCGGCCTGCCGAGGTGGACGTGTTGAAAGGGGACAGCACGAAAGCGCGTGGCATTCTTGGCTGGGCTTCCAAACGTGGATTTGAGGAGATCGTCAGCGAGATGGTACAAGCGGACCTGGAGCAACTGAAGAAATGA
- a CDS encoding D-cysteine desulfhydrase family protein — protein sequence MTDRFPLAQLPTPLERLSRLEKALGISPLWIKRDDQTGLALGGNKTRKLEFLIADALAQHADVILTAGAPQSNHCRQTAAAAVRAGLACELILGGTAPADPNGNLLLDGLLGAKVHWTDRGKRLETMEQIATDLRKAGKHPYVIPYGGSNGVGAQGYVLAMKEAVVQMKEMGIAPGTMVVASSSGGTQAGLALGAKLYGYQGRVVGVSIDKGERGPDRYEEELAALANATAEVMKIPVRLTADDFHVDYRFLGEGYGIVGEVERGSLRLMASEEGILLDPVYTGRAFGAVMEGSKERSGGVLFWHTGGAAALFAYGKEVLG from the coding sequence ATGACCGACCGTTTTCCTCTTGCCCAGCTCCCGACGCCGCTCGAGCGGCTTTCGCGGCTGGAAAAGGCTCTTGGCATATCCCCGCTGTGGATCAAGCGCGACGACCAGACGGGACTCGCGCTTGGCGGGAACAAGACCCGGAAGCTTGAATTCCTGATCGCCGACGCATTGGCGCAGCATGCCGATGTCATCCTCACAGCCGGTGCCCCGCAGTCGAATCATTGCCGGCAGACCGCGGCGGCGGCGGTGAGGGCGGGGCTGGCATGCGAACTCATCCTCGGTGGCACCGCGCCTGCGGACCCGAATGGTAATCTGTTGCTGGACGGCCTGCTCGGTGCAAAGGTCCATTGGACCGACCGGGGGAAGCGCCTCGAGACCATGGAGCAGATCGCAACTGATCTCAGGAAGGCCGGCAAGCACCCCTATGTCATTCCGTATGGCGGTTCGAATGGCGTGGGTGCGCAGGGGTACGTCCTTGCGATGAAGGAAGCGGTCGTGCAGATGAAGGAGATGGGCATTGCGCCCGGGACCATGGTGGTCGCTTCCAGTTCGGGAGGGACACAGGCGGGTCTGGCGCTTGGTGCGAAGCTCTACGGGTATCAGGGCCGGGTCGTGGGGGTGAGCATCGATAAGGGGGAGCGCGGGCCTGATCGTTATGAAGAGGAACTGGCGGCACTTGCCAATGCCACGGCGGAGGTGATGAAAATCCCGGTGCGTTTGACCGCAGACGACTTTCATGTGGACTACAGATTCCTGGGCGAAGGGTATGGGATCGTTGGCGAAGTGGAACGAGGGTCGCTCCGGCTCATGGCCAGCGAAGAAGGAATACTGCTCGATCCGGTGTACACCGGCAGGGCTTTTGGGGCCGTGATGGAAGGGAGTAAGGAGAGGTCGGGCGGGGTACTCTTCTGGCACACGGGAGGGGCTGCGGCGCTCTTCGCGTATGGGAAAGAAGTGCTCGGCTGA